The following are encoded in a window of Staphylococcus piscifermentans genomic DNA:
- a CDS encoding putative holin-like toxin — protein MTTFEVIIVMIAFGEFTLSLITNNC, from the coding sequence ATGACAACATTTGAAGTAATTATAGTCATGATAGCATTTGGTGAATTTACACTGAGCCTAATCACTAATAATTGTTGA
- a CDS encoding GNAT family N-acetyltransferase, which translates to MAEIKQGNNKFYIGDSEEQPEAEITYVSAGEDKIDVNHTGVSSSLEGQGIGTQLVQRVVEYAKENNLKIIPSCPFAKKVIDETPEYQDVLA; encoded by the coding sequence ATGGCAGAAATTAAACAAGGTAATAATAAATTTTACATTGGAGATTCTGAAGAACAACCAGAAGCAGAGATTACGTACGTATCAGCTGGCGAAGATAAAATCGATGTCAATCATACTGGCGTCAGCAGCAGCTTAGAAGGACAAGGTATTGGCACACAATTAGTACAAAGAGTAGTAGAATACGCAAAAGAAAACAATTTAAAAATTATTCCTTCTTGCCCATTTGCGAAAAAAGTGATTGATGAAACACCTGAATATCAAGACGTTTTAGCATAA
- a CDS encoding YkvI family membrane protein, protein MLSKVNKASIGIALAYLSFIVGAGFTTGQELLQFFVNHGNYAYLGAILTGVIVTFGTRQIAKMGYRLEADSYDISLNHLFGNILGRIIDYLIIFFLFGLTVVMVAGGGSALEQGFNVPSWIGSLAIVVLLFIVLQLKFDKILTVLGAVTPFLVIAVLIIAGTNILHPAVHFSDVSHYTKPSKTSSHFWWWDAIVYGGLIIGNSFSFLTIVGNDALNHKVARRGAYFGGLTFSLLLLIMIGGLLANLQKANTVDIPTLLLANDIHPFLSYLMSAVMFGVIFNSCIGMIYPFLTRFTDPTSKKYIIMLSVTLILAYILSFVGFVDLVNFVFKVFGYIGLFITLSLLVRWFMNKFTKKKLL, encoded by the coding sequence ATGTTAAGCAAAGTTAATAAGGCATCGATAGGAATAGCTCTGGCGTATTTAAGTTTCATAGTCGGAGCGGGATTTACTACCGGACAAGAACTCTTGCAGTTCTTCGTCAACCATGGTAACTATGCTTATCTAGGCGCAATTCTGACAGGGGTTATTGTAACGTTCGGAACGCGTCAAATTGCCAAAATGGGATATCGTTTAGAAGCGGACAGCTATGATATTTCACTCAATCATTTATTTGGGAATATACTAGGAAGAATCATTGATTATTTAATCATTTTCTTCTTGTTCGGTTTAACAGTAGTAATGGTTGCTGGCGGAGGTTCAGCGCTGGAACAAGGATTTAACGTACCAAGTTGGATAGGCTCATTAGCAATTGTTGTACTGTTGTTTATAGTACTGCAATTGAAATTTGATAAGATTTTAACTGTTTTAGGCGCAGTTACACCTTTTTTAGTCATTGCAGTCTTGATTATCGCAGGGACTAACATCTTACATCCAGCTGTACATTTTTCCGATGTAAGTCATTATACGAAGCCTTCTAAAACATCTAGTCACTTTTGGTGGTGGGATGCGATAGTATATGGCGGTTTGATTATCGGAAACAGTTTCAGTTTCTTAACTATCGTAGGTAATGATGCGCTCAATCATAAAGTAGCACGTCGAGGCGCTTATTTCGGAGGTTTAACGTTCAGTCTTCTATTGTTGATTATGATTGGCGGCTTATTAGCGAATTTACAGAAAGCAAATACTGTGGATATACCTACATTGCTTTTAGCGAATGATATTCATCCATTCTTATCTTACCTAATGTCAGCTGTCATGTTCGGGGTTATTTTTAACAGTTGTATCGGAATGATTTATCCATTCCTTACACGGTTTACCGATCCGACTTCCAAAAAATATATTATCATGCTTAGTGTAACTCTTATACTCGCTTACATTTTAAGCTTCGTAGGTTTCGTAGACTTAGTGAACTTTGTCTTCAAAGTCTTTGGCTATATTGGTTTATTTATTACATTATCATTATTGGTACGTTGGTTCATGAATAAATTTACGAAAAAGAAATTACTTTAA
- a CDS encoding aldo/keto reductase, with protein MDYTRLGNSGLNVSRYALGTIPFAGSNGFENAGGMSEEEVAYFIDYALDQGINQFDTANLYSKGDSEIALGKGIRNHRDEMVISTKTGFPYNDNPNNVGASRLNIERSIYHSLKRLGTDYVDLYYVHTWDGQIPVEETIQTMNDLIRKGKIRYWGVSNYSGWNLAQTHTYATQNNMIPPIAQQIYYTPESREAEYELLPAGTELGVGNSIWSPLGEGLLTGKITRDKKGEPNTRQGDGWPEPYVKNHDLFYQLIDTVAEIAHRHSATIPQIVLAWLRDRPNVDSIVIAARNKEQLHDNIASYQLQLTADEMRAINELTIPEPIYPLWHRAMNSADRASNAEQEYLRDYQEYMDRKNNLIQ; from the coding sequence GTGGATTATACACGTTTAGGTAATTCAGGATTGAACGTTTCAAGATATGCATTAGGTACGATTCCTTTTGCAGGAAGTAATGGATTTGAAAATGCAGGTGGAATGAGTGAAGAAGAAGTCGCGTACTTTATTGATTATGCGTTAGACCAAGGCATCAACCAATTTGATACAGCCAATTTATATTCGAAAGGCGACTCTGAAATTGCGTTAGGTAAGGGCATTCGCAATCATCGCGATGAAATGGTGATTAGTACGAAGACGGGATTCCCTTATAATGATAATCCGAATAACGTAGGTGCTTCAAGGTTGAATATTGAGCGCTCTATTTATCATTCATTAAAGAGACTAGGCACAGATTACGTAGATTTGTATTACGTACATACGTGGGACGGGCAAATTCCCGTAGAAGAAACAATACAAACGATGAATGACTTGATTCGAAAAGGCAAGATTCGTTATTGGGGCGTATCGAATTACAGCGGCTGGAATTTAGCACAAACGCATACGTATGCGACGCAAAATAATATGATACCGCCAATTGCGCAACAAATTTACTATACGCCGGAATCGCGTGAAGCGGAATATGAGTTGCTTCCGGCTGGTACAGAATTAGGAGTTGGCAATAGTATTTGGTCGCCATTGGGAGAAGGATTGTTAACAGGTAAGATTACCCGGGATAAAAAGGGTGAACCGAATACTAGACAAGGTGACGGTTGGCCTGAGCCATATGTGAAAAATCACGATTTGTTCTATCAACTCATCGACACAGTAGCAGAAATTGCGCACCGCCATAGTGCAACGATACCGCAAATTGTCTTAGCTTGGCTGCGTGACAGACCCAATGTCGATTCTATCGTCATAGCAGCACGTAATAAAGAACAGTTGCACGACAATATCGCTTCTTATCAATTACAGTTAACTGCTGATGAAATGCGTGCCATCAATGAATTAACCATACCTGAGCCAATTTATCCATTGTGGCATCGTGCGATGAATTCAGCAGACAGAGCTTCAAATGCTGAACAGGAATATTTGAGAGATTATCAAGAATACATGGATCGCAAAAATAACTTAATACAATAA
- a CDS encoding peptide-methionine (S)-S-oxide reductase: MNEVIYLAGGCLWGVQAFVKTLPGVVETEAGRANGSTRNLEGQYDGYVECVKTTFNADQVSAEDLTGHLFEIIDPYSRNQQGEDIGPKYRTGVYSEQASHLEEAKAYIQDRPDSRRITVEVLPLTNYIPSAEEHQNRLDKHPDDYCHIPKKLLQKYNA, translated from the coding sequence GTGAACGAAGTAATATATTTAGCAGGAGGATGTCTTTGGGGTGTACAAGCTTTCGTCAAAACACTGCCAGGAGTGGTAGAGACAGAAGCGGGCAGAGCCAATGGGAGTACTCGAAATTTAGAAGGGCAATATGACGGATATGTAGAGTGTGTTAAAACAACATTCAATGCTGATCAGGTCAGTGCTGAAGATTTAACAGGTCATCTTTTCGAAATCATTGATCCGTATAGCAGAAATCAGCAAGGCGAGGATATTGGCCCTAAATACCGAACTGGTGTCTATAGCGAACAAGCAAGTCATTTAGAGGAAGCGAAAGCGTATATTCAAGACCGTCCTGACAGTCGCCGTATCACTGTAGAAGTCTTGCCGCTTACTAACTACATTCCTAGCGCTGAAGAACATCAAAATCGATTAGACAAGCATCCTGATGACTATTGCCATATTCCGAAAAAGCTTTTACAAAAATATAATGCATAA
- a CDS encoding DUF4004 family protein: protein MKEQLISKKELLLKCDITYGQLYRWKRKNLIPDEWFIRKSTYTGQESFLPKDKALKRIKDIQKYKNEYSLDELAKKFAEESGAVENNAVSNETLISQWSRYFMSEVGEGLLDKYPEEKAVYVGTILNDVLTKSIISMDELQDLKVFLLQSSENNKHAVLYICRKLGITFYLLAEPQGQITLDKSVKVLDTIRAEKLFMEEM from the coding sequence ATGAAAGAACAACTTATTAGTAAGAAAGAACTTTTATTAAAGTGCGACATTACTTATGGCCAGCTCTATCGTTGGAAGCGCAAGAACTTAATCCCTGATGAATGGTTTATCCGCAAATCTACTTATACAGGCCAGGAATCTTTTTTACCAAAGGATAAGGCGTTAAAGCGTATTAAAGATATACAAAAATATAAAAATGAATATTCGTTAGATGAATTAGCGAAGAAGTTTGCTGAAGAGAGTGGAGCTGTGGAAAATAATGCGGTAAGTAATGAAACATTGATAAGTCAGTGGTCACGTTATTTTATGAGCGAAGTTGGAGAAGGCTTGTTGGACAAATATCCAGAAGAAAAAGCAGTCTATGTAGGGACTATCTTAAATGATGTGTTAACTAAGAGCATTATATCAATGGATGAGTTGCAAGACTTAAAAGTTTTTTTACTGCAAAGCAGTGAGAATAATAAACATGCAGTATTATATATTTGCCGTAAGCTAGGGATTACATTCTACTTACTGGCCGAGCCACAAGGACAAATTACTTTAGACAAGAGTGTGAAAGTATTAGATACTATCCGAGCAGAGAAATTATTTATGGAAGAAATGTAA
- a CDS encoding putative holin-like toxin, with amino-acid sequence MASLNLERIGQMSVYETISIMIAFCELQITILIFIITYIAEKDKK; translated from the coding sequence ATGGCGTCACTGAATTTAGAAAGGATAGGCCAAATGAGCGTATATGAAACAATAAGTATCATGATTGCTTTTTGTGAACTGCAAATAACAATCTTAATATTTATCATTACTTATATCGCTGAAAAAGATAAAAAATAA
- the trhO gene encoding oxygen-dependent tRNA uridine(34) hydroxylase TrhO: MDYRVLLYYKYVTIDDPETFAAEHLEFCKAHNLKGRILVSTEGINGTLSGTKEDTDQYIAHMRADERFQDITFKIDEAEEHAFKKMHVRPRKEIVALDLDNDIDPRETTGKYLSPSEFRDALEDDETIVIDARNDYEFDLGHFRGAVRPNITRFRDLPDWIKENKDMFMDKKIVTYCTGGIRCEKFSGFLLKEGFEDVAQLEGGIATYGKDPETKGELWDGKMYVFDERISVDVNQVEKTVIGKEWFDGTPCERYINCSNPECNKQILVSEENEHRYLGACCKECAEHERNRYVAKHNISDEEKERRLENFKETVQQ, from the coding sequence ATGGATTATAGAGTATTGTTATATTATAAATATGTCACAATTGACGACCCCGAAACTTTTGCAGCAGAGCACTTAGAATTCTGTAAAGCACATAATTTAAAAGGCCGTATTTTAGTATCCACTGAAGGTATTAACGGCACTTTATCCGGCACTAAAGAAGATACAGATCAATATATTGCACACATGCGTGCAGATGAACGTTTCCAAGATATCACTTTCAAAATCGACGAAGCAGAAGAACATGCTTTCAAAAAAATGCATGTGCGTCCAAGAAAAGAAATCGTTGCGCTCGATTTAGACAATGATATTGATCCACGCGAAACAACAGGCAAATATTTATCACCTTCTGAATTCCGCGACGCTTTAGAAGATGACGAAACGATTGTTATTGATGCACGTAACGATTACGAATTCGATCTAGGCCACTTCCGTGGTGCCGTGCGTCCAAACATTACACGCTTCAGAGACCTACCCGACTGGATTAAAGAGAATAAAGACATGTTCATGGATAAGAAAATCGTCACTTATTGCACAGGCGGTATTCGTTGTGAAAAATTCTCTGGTTTCCTTTTAAAAGAAGGATTTGAAGATGTGGCCCAACTTGAAGGCGGGATTGCTACTTATGGTAAAGACCCTGAGACGAAAGGTGAACTTTGGGACGGCAAAATGTACGTGTTTGATGAACGTATCAGTGTCGATGTGAACCAAGTTGAAAAAACAGTCATCGGTAAAGAATGGTTCGATGGTACGCCATGCGAACGCTATATCAACTGCAGCAATCCTGAATGTAATAAACAAATCTTGGTTTCTGAAGAAAACGAACACCGTTATCTAGGCGCTTGCTGTAAAGAATGTGCTGAGCACGAACGTAACCGCTATGTTGCTAAACACAATATCAGCGATGAGGAAAAAGAAAGACGTTTAGAAAACTTTAAAGAGACCGTTCAACAATAA
- a CDS encoding carbon starvation CstA family protein — translation MITFTVSVILLILGYFTYGRYIDKMFGPKQARPTPAYNQRDNVDYLPMKTSSNSLIQLLNIAGVGPIFGPIMGALYGPVAFIWIVVGCIFAGAVHDYLTGMISIRNKGAHLPELASKFLGKVMKHFVNIFSILLFLLTGTVFVTSPALLLHNLMDGRVALGIIIFVIFVYYILSTILPIDKIIGRIYPFFGVLLVVSAVGMGFRLIQTGAHIPEISLQNMHPDGAPIFPLLFFTITCGALSGFHATQTPIISRTTNNEKNGRFIFYGMMIAEGIIAMIWAAAGMSLFHGYEGLQGVLAEGEAALVVSKAAHLLLGSILGTIAVLGVIVLPITSGDTSFRSARMIIADYLHIDQRKLAKRIFVAAPLFIISFALTQIDFTILWRYFSWANQTTAVVALWVGAMYLLLAKKNYWVAAVPATFMTWNIFVYILSQKIGFGINLTVSYYLAFGLTLLWIGYFIYQYRKMTSKTEFELDYQISSQEPAV, via the coding sequence ATGATAACATTTACAGTTTCTGTCATTTTGTTAATTTTAGGTTACTTTACATATGGGAGGTATATCGATAAGATGTTCGGTCCAAAACAAGCACGACCCACACCTGCTTATAATCAACGTGATAATGTTGATTATCTGCCGATGAAAACTTCATCTAATTCATTAATTCAGCTTTTAAATATTGCAGGAGTTGGGCCGATTTTTGGACCGATTATGGGAGCTTTATATGGTCCGGTTGCTTTTATTTGGATAGTGGTAGGTTGTATTTTTGCCGGGGCTGTCCACGACTATCTTACAGGAATGATTTCTATACGAAATAAAGGGGCTCACTTACCTGAACTTGCAAGTAAGTTTTTAGGTAAAGTGATGAAACATTTCGTTAATATTTTCTCTATTCTCTTGTTTCTTTTAACTGGTACTGTATTTGTAACAAGTCCAGCGCTATTACTGCATAATTTAATGGACGGGCGTGTTGCATTAGGTATTATTATCTTTGTGATTTTTGTGTATTATATTTTATCTACTATTTTGCCAATCGACAAAATTATTGGTCGTATTTATCCGTTTTTTGGTGTGCTTTTAGTTGTGAGTGCAGTAGGCATGGGGTTCCGTTTAATTCAAACAGGCGCACACATTCCGGAAATCAGTTTACAAAATATGCATCCCGACGGTGCACCGATTTTTCCTTTGCTTTTCTTCACTATTACATGTGGAGCATTATCAGGGTTTCATGCGACACAAACGCCAATTATTTCTAGAACAACAAATAATGAAAAAAATGGGCGATTCATTTTCTATGGAATGATGATTGCTGAAGGAATTATCGCTATGATTTGGGCAGCAGCTGGTATGAGCTTATTTCATGGATACGAAGGCTTGCAAGGTGTGTTGGCTGAAGGAGAGGCTGCTTTAGTAGTCAGCAAAGCAGCACACTTGTTGCTTGGTTCTATTTTAGGAACAATTGCTGTACTCGGTGTGATTGTTCTACCTATTACCAGTGGAGATACTTCATTCAGAAGTGCACGTATGATTATTGCAGATTACCTACACATCGATCAACGTAAATTAGCAAAGCGTATTTTTGTAGCAGCGCCGCTCTTTATAATAAGCTTTGCATTAACTCAAATTGATTTCACAATTTTGTGGCGTTATTTCTCATGGGCAAATCAAACTACTGCAGTAGTAGCCCTGTGGGTTGGAGCTATGTATCTTCTTCTGGCTAAGAAGAATTACTGGGTAGCAGCGGTACCTGCAACATTTATGACGTGGAATATCTTTGTTTATATTTTGAGTCAGAAAATTGGTTTCGGGATAAATCTTACGGTTAGTTATTATTTAGCTTTCGGATTAACTTTATTATGGATTGGTTATTTTATTTACCAATATAGAAAAATGACTTCTAAAACGGAATTTGAACTAGATTATCAAATTTCTAGTCAAGAACCAGCAGTGTAG
- a CDS encoding SDR family NAD(P)-dependent oxidoreductase: MKGKTAIVTGSSHGIGAATAKLLGQRGANVIVNYFSSADAAEKVVEFIEENGGKAIAVKGDARCKEDIDNIVKEAINTFGSIDIFVHNAGMQFPMKSFAEMEWEEFIHKTDDELQAAFFGTKAVIEHMKEQQYGKLVYISSGLSKRAAPNFLAHGVSKSSLNAFVKYIADEYADQGITANTVAPGMVDTNATSGMPQEYKDKQASFVPMKRIAQPEDVAKAVAFFASDDSAYITGSYMPVSGGSEMI; this comes from the coding sequence ATGAAGGGCAAAACAGCAATTGTCACAGGCTCAAGTCATGGTATCGGCGCCGCTACAGCAAAGTTATTAGGACAACGCGGTGCAAATGTAATCGTAAATTATTTCTCAAGTGCAGATGCTGCTGAAAAAGTAGTAGAATTTATTGAAGAAAACGGTGGCAAAGCTATTGCCGTCAAAGGTGATGCAAGATGCAAAGAAGATATTGATAACATTGTTAAGGAAGCCATCAATACCTTTGGCAGTATTGATATTTTTGTGCATAATGCAGGAATGCAGTTCCCAATGAAATCATTTGCGGAAATGGAATGGGAAGAATTTATTCATAAAACAGATGATGAGTTACAAGCTGCTTTCTTTGGAACTAAAGCTGTGATTGAACATATGAAGGAACAGCAATACGGCAAGTTAGTCTATATTTCAAGCGGGTTGAGCAAGCGCGCCGCTCCTAACTTCTTAGCCCACGGGGTGTCTAAGAGCAGTCTCAACGCATTCGTTAAATACATTGCAGACGAATATGCCGATCAAGGTATCACCGCTAATACTGTAGCTCCGGGCATGGTTGACACTAATGCGACTTCTGGCATGCCTCAAGAGTATAAAGACAAACAAGCTTCTTTCGTACCAATGAAACGCATTGCTCAACCTGAAGACGTGGCTAAAGCAGTAGCATTTTTCGCAAGTGACGACAGCGCTTATATAACAGGAAGTTATATGCCAGTCAGCGGTGGCAGCGAAATGATATAA
- a CDS encoding DUF4064 domain-containing protein, producing MIKRTAEHILTWIGVGLSAIGLLLIGLVLPFMSADSFIQGMQEGDGNITYEDATMTASLFQNVGIFVLILGLITLVIAIIGGVFINKNAKTAGILILIAGVISLLGNWVVAILWIIAGILLLVKKPQRDTLTEDGYYNYDKANEVAKDRNNEDPYKY from the coding sequence ATGATTAAAAGAACAGCAGAACACATTTTAACATGGATTGGCGTGGGTCTATCAGCAATCGGCCTGTTATTAATCGGCTTGGTGTTGCCCTTTATGAGTGCAGATTCATTCATTCAAGGTATGCAAGAAGGTGATGGCAACATCACTTATGAAGACGCTACTATGACAGCCTCATTATTCCAAAATGTAGGAATCTTTGTTTTAATTCTAGGTCTGATTACTTTGGTAATAGCTATTATAGGTGGCGTGTTTATCAATAAAAACGCTAAAACAGCAGGTATTTTAATTTTAATCGCTGGCGTTATTTCCCTATTAGGAAACTGGGTTGTAGCGATTTTATGGATTATCGCAGGTATTTTACTTCTAGTTAAGAAACCTCAAAGAGATACTTTAACTGAAGATGGTTATTATAATTATGATAAAGCGAATGAAGTCGCTAAAGATCGAAATAATGAAGATCCTTATAAATATTAA
- a CDS encoding YbfB/YjiJ family MFS transporter, giving the protein MNQHAHRQLLLGMASLFIVMAIGRFAYTPILPFMQHAEHMSDQAAGLLATINYLGYLIGAIIPMFFIFKSKVVDVKIYLILNILSIILMGFTTNYILWSILRLIAGITSGTVFVLASNVVLEALRQAHKEGISGLLYSAVGLGLFFSSIYVFFFTDESTWQMTWVILGAISLVLGLLVIFLMKENPPRELPGNSDTTNGDKTAHRLNPKFMRWFSIAYFCEGAGYIITGTFLVAIIKSIPTFSEYAALSWMFVGLGAIPSTVVWSLIAEKLDYSKATYMAFGLQIISVCLPVLSHNIASLIISSLLFGSTFLGLTTLFMSKGQMLMFQTGSQSNFIATLTVIYSVGQMIAPFVSGYLIGESGNYNSALLFATAILVLGLISSWLSYRALQKEEGTA; this is encoded by the coding sequence ATGAACCAACACGCACATCGACAATTATTGTTAGGTATGGCTTCTTTATTCATTGTCATGGCAATCGGGCGCTTTGCTTATACGCCGATTTTACCATTCATGCAACATGCGGAACATATGAGCGATCAGGCTGCCGGATTACTAGCCACAATTAATTATCTCGGCTATTTAATTGGTGCAATTATTCCCATGTTTTTCATTTTCAAAAGCAAAGTCGTGGATGTCAAAATCTATCTCATCCTGAACATCCTCTCTATTATCTTGATGGGATTCACGACAAATTACATACTCTGGTCCATTCTACGTCTGATTGCTGGCATTACTAGCGGGACCGTCTTTGTACTCGCTTCGAACGTCGTCTTAGAAGCTTTGCGCCAAGCACACAAAGAAGGAATCTCCGGATTATTATACAGTGCGGTAGGTCTAGGGTTATTCTTCAGCAGCATCTACGTTTTCTTCTTTACAGATGAATCGACTTGGCAAATGACCTGGGTTATTCTAGGCGCCATCTCCCTAGTACTGGGCTTATTAGTGATTTTCTTGATGAAAGAAAACCCGCCTAGAGAGTTGCCTGGAAATAGTGATACCACTAATGGAGATAAGACTGCCCACCGTCTTAACCCAAAATTTATGCGTTGGTTCTCAATTGCTTATTTCTGCGAAGGTGCCGGTTATATTATTACAGGAACCTTCTTAGTAGCTATTATCAAATCAATTCCCACCTTCTCAGAATACGCAGCTTTAAGTTGGATGTTTGTGGGTCTAGGAGCTATCCCTTCAACAGTGGTTTGGTCATTAATTGCTGAAAAACTAGACTACAGTAAAGCAACATACATGGCTTTCGGCCTCCAAATTATCAGCGTCTGTCTTCCTGTTCTTTCACATAACATCGCCAGCCTGATTATCAGTTCTCTCTTATTCGGGAGTACCTTCTTGGGCCTTACTACTTTGTTTATGTCTAAAGGTCAAATGTTAATGTTCCAAACGGGAAGTCAGTCTAACTTCATAGCAACCCTCACAGTGATTTACAGTGTAGGCCAAATGATTGCACCTTTTGTATCAGGATATTTGATTGGAGAGTCCGGTAATTATAATTCTGCATTATTGTTTGCCACAGCAATTTTAGTCCTCGGTTTGATCAGCAGCTGGCTCAGTTACCGCGCTTTGCAAAAAGAAGAAGGTACAGCTTAA
- a CDS encoding putative holin-like toxin gives MTTFEVIIVMIAFGEFTLNLITIIIEIVKKR, from the coding sequence ATGACAACATTTGAAGTAATTATAGTCATGATAGCGTTTGGTGAATTTACACTAAACCTAATCACTATAATTATTGAAATTGTTAAAAAAAGATAA